In the Paramisgurnus dabryanus chromosome 5, PD_genome_1.1, whole genome shotgun sequence genome, one interval contains:
- the sec14l8 gene encoding SEC14-like lipid binding 8 yields the protein MSGRVGDLSVKQAETLAQFREKVQDILPQCPSQTDHFLLRWLRARNFNLQKAEAMLRKHVEFRKHMKADTITTEWQVPEVLDKYLTGGMCGYDRDGNPVWYDVIGPMDPKGLMHSATKQDFIKSKIRDCEMLQKECDLQSERLGKHVESITMVYDLEGLGMRHLYKPAVETYQEILTMFEDNYPEGLKRLFVIKAPKLFPVAYNLVKHFLSEDTRRKVVVLGSNWQEVLQKYISPEELPAYYGGKLTDPDGDPRCRTKITFASEVPRSYYVREAIKTDYDHCVTIGRGSTHQVEYEILAPNCALRWQFSSDGGDVGFGVYLKKRMGEWVKAGQMKEIVPSERYNAHLVPEDGSLTCPEPGVYVLRFDNTYSIFQSKTIRFSVEVLLPTNINQTEF from the exons ATGAGCGGAAGAGTTGGAGATCTGAGTGTGAAGCAGGCAGAGACTTTGGCCCAG TTTCGGGAGAAGGTTCAGGATATTTTGCCTCAGTGTCCATCTCAGACTGACCACTTTCTTCTCAGATGGCTCAGAG CCAGAAATTTCAATCTACAGAAAGCCGAGGCGATGTTGCGCAAG CACGTGGAGTTTCGGAAACACATGAAGGCTGATACCATCACTACGGAGTGGCAGGTGCCAGAG GTACTAGACAAGTACCTCACAGGTGGCATGTGCGGCTACGACCGTGATGGGAACCCAGTTTGGTATGATGTCATCGGGCCTATGGATCCTAAAGGTCTGATGCATTCGGCGACCAAGCAGGATTTCATCAAGTCCAAAATCAGAGACTGTGAGATGCTGCAGAAGGAGTGTGACTTACAGAGCGAACGG CTGGGTAAACACGTCGAGTCCATTACTATGGTCTATGACCTTGAAGGTTTGGGTATGAGGCATTTATATAAACCTGCTGTAGAGACTTATCAAGAG ATTCTCACTATGTTTGAGGATAATTATCCAGAGGGACTCAAGAGGTTATTTGTCATTAAAG CACCCAAACTGTTTCCCGTGGCTTACAATTTGGTGAAACACTTTTTGAGTGAGGACACCCGTCGTAAGGTCGTCGTGCTGGGAT CAAACTGGCAAGAGGTGTTACAGAAGTACATCTCTCCTGAGGAGCTTCCAGCGTACTATGGAGGCAAACTGACTGATCCTGATGGTGACCCCAGATGTAGAACCAAA ATTACATTTGCATCTGAGGTTCCCAGGTCTTACTATGTTCGAGAAGCCATTAAAACCGACTACGATCATTGTGTGACGATTGGCCGTGGCTCCACCCACCAGGTGGAATATGAGATACTTGCGCCAAACTGTGCATTGAG aTGGCAGTTTTCTAGTGATGGTGGTGATGTAGGTTTCGGTGTCTATTTAAAGAAGAGGATGGGAGAGTGGGTGAAGGCTGGCCAGATGAAGGAGATTGTGCCAAGTGAGCGCTACAATGCACATCTGGTACCCGAGGACGGATCCCTCACCTGTCCAGAACCAGGAGTGT ATGTTCTACGGTTCGACAACACTTACAGTATTTTCCAGTCCAAAACAATCAGGTTCTCAGTGGAGGTTCTCCTGCCTACTAATATAAACCAAACAGAGTTTTAA